One stretch of Candidatus Bathyarchaeia archaeon DNA includes these proteins:
- a CDS encoding PRC-barrel domain-containing protein produces MSREKQSTLVRNLLGKQVIDIKGSLLGSLKDLKLTVGGQEVEAVVELKTGGLVSIPWSDVQSVEDFVLVKKPMKVKEVEKKVEEVTEAQEVKVEAPPPPPPLLICPNCGAKAPSHAKFCPKCGKKLQ; encoded by the coding sequence ATGAGTAGGGAAAAGCAGAGCACGTTAGTTAGGAACCTTTTGGGAAAGCAAGTGATCGACATCAAGGGATCGTTGTTGGGATCTTTAAAGGATTTGAAGTTAACGGTGGGTGGGCAGGAGGTTGAAGCCGTGGTTGAGTTGAAGACGGGCGGTTTGGTGAGCATTCCCTGGTCGGATGTCCAATCAGTGGAAGACTTTGTGTTAGTTAAAAAGCCTATGAAGGTCAAGGAGGTTGAGAAAAAGGTGGAAGAGGTAACTGAGGCCCAGGAGGTTAAGGTTGAGGCCCCACCTCCGCCCCCACCACTCTTAATCTGCCCCAACTGTGGAGCCAAGGCGCCTAGTCACGCAAAATTCTGTCCTAAGTGCGGTAAAAAACTCCAGTAG
- a CDS encoding AMP phosphorylase: MKLRVKLMGLEAGGKLIAILNRDDAEEMGAHSQGRLNISHRGEQATAIINTARRYVGKGEIGVFHELAEKLKVKEGDSVEAQISKPLRSTTYIKNRMTGRKLSREEIFEIVKDVVSGRLSEIEIAAFVTSLCHHSLDLEEALNLSLAMVETGKTLEFESGLKVVDKHSIGGVPGDKTTLIAVPIIAAYGLTIPKCSSRAITSAAGTADRAETLMPVEFDLEEVKKIVDKTNGCVVWGGALQLSPADDIFIQVEFPLSIDPLLLPSIMSKKKAIGSRYVVIDIPCGSGAKIKTLNQANLLARDFIELGGRLGMKVRCAVTYGSQPVGYAIGPALEAREALINLEQGAGSPDLLDKATDIAGMIIEMVEGGNGKAEAVSILKTGKAEAKLREIIEAQGGNPNITPEDIPIGEHAFTVKSDMSGYILWIDNDAVVDIARSAGAPRDKGAGVQLYRKVGDSVKAGDPLFTIYSEKESRLDQALSTLQASKPIGVGERMEMLMGVVKAPELALEKFILER, translated from the coding sequence TTGAAGCTTAGGGTCAAGCTCATGGGCTTGGAAGCTGGGGGAAAACTGATCGCGATCCTGAACCGTGATGATGCTGAGGAAATGGGCGCCCACAGTCAGGGGCGGTTAAACATCTCCCATAGAGGAGAGCAAGCGACCGCGATAATAAACACAGCTAGAAGGTATGTGGGGAAAGGGGAGATAGGCGTTTTCCACGAGCTGGCTGAGAAGCTGAAGGTTAAGGAAGGCGACTCCGTGGAGGCTCAGATCTCTAAGCCTCTTCGATCCACTACGTACATTAAGAACCGCATGACTGGTCGAAAGTTAAGCAGGGAGGAGATTTTTGAAATCGTGAAAGACGTAGTTTCCGGTAGGTTAAGCGAAATCGAGATCGCCGCATTCGTCACCTCCCTATGCCACCACTCCTTGGATTTAGAGGAGGCTTTAAACCTCAGCTTGGCGATGGTTGAAACTGGAAAAACCCTCGAGTTCGAAAGCGGGTTAAAGGTCGTGGATAAACACTCCATAGGAGGGGTTCCCGGAGACAAGACAACCCTCATCGCCGTACCCATCATCGCGGCCTACGGGCTTACGATTCCTAAATGCTCCTCCAGGGCGATAACCTCAGCCGCTGGAACCGCTGACAGGGCGGAGACGTTGATGCCGGTGGAGTTTGACTTAGAGGAGGTAAAGAAAATTGTTGATAAGACCAACGGATGCGTTGTTTGGGGTGGGGCCCTCCAACTCTCTCCAGCCGACGACATCTTCATCCAAGTTGAATTCCCCCTCTCCATCGACCCACTACTTCTACCCTCCATCATGAGCAAGAAGAAGGCCATCGGCTCAAGATACGTGGTGATAGACATACCCTGTGGCTCGGGGGCGAAGATAAAAACCTTGAACCAGGCGAACCTGCTCGCGCGAGACTTCATAGAGCTGGGGGGCAGACTGGGAATGAAGGTTAGATGCGCAGTCACGTATGGAAGCCAGCCGGTCGGCTACGCTATAGGCCCAGCATTAGAGGCTAGGGAGGCCCTGATAAACCTCGAGCAGGGGGCTGGAAGCCCTGACCTCCTGGATAAGGCGACGGACATAGCGGGGATGATAATTGAAATGGTTGAGGGAGGCAACGGGAAAGCTGAAGCCGTTTCCATCCTGAAAACGGGAAAGGCGGAGGCGAAGCTTAGGGAGATCATCGAAGCCCAAGGCGGAAACCCCAACATAACGCCAGAAGACATACCAATAGGAGAACACGCTTTCACGGTGAAGTCGGACATGTCAGGTTATATCCTTTGGATAGACAACGACGCCGTGGTTGATATAGCTAGGTCCGCAGGCGCCCCTAGAGACAAAGGAGCAGGCGTACAGTTATACCGAAAAGTCGGCGACTCCGTGAAAGCAGGGGACCCATTGTTCACGATATACTCTGAGAAAGAAAGCAGGCTTGACCAAGCCCTTTCAACCTTACAGGCATCTAAACCCATTGGTGTGGGGGAGAGGATGGAGATGCTGATGGGCGTGGTCAAAGCTCCTGAACTCGCCTTAGAGAAATTTATCTTAGAAAGGTAA
- a CDS encoding FtsX-like permease family protein codes for MRLYDVFHLSFNAFKERKVRSALTILMVVIGASLVTALRGMTAGTYHYVVGQFSLLGANVIIVLPSSPGFKLTQGVRERIITRPGVVEAVPFIQQTVLASVGGESKRIFLIGIEQSKLPLIFPSLSLEEGALVPSHDSTGIILGNLIAYPTGKSKPFATYGSSVTISFVQQQPDGRVVQHKKTFRVRGVLNYIGSSALFIPVDRMASISLSAANALFERGGSYDGMFVVAESQDLVEKVVEDIRRLYTTNVEIYSSKTIIQTAQNIMGSIRMMMSGVAAVSLLVAAVGILASLYTAVLERTKEIGLLKALGMKNRSLVTLFLNEALIIGLIGGAVGNIGGVGLAHILAILIAKSREKTATEFITFGYTPPIFTIDMFLAVLAFSIALSLLSGIYPAWRAAKLDPVVALRKE; via the coding sequence ATGAGGTTGTATGACGTATTTCACCTATCCTTTAACGCGTTTAAAGAGAGGAAGGTGAGGTCGGCGTTAACCATACTAATGGTGGTAATAGGGGCCAGCTTGGTTACTGCTTTAAGGGGGATGACGGCGGGAACATACCATTACGTGGTGGGCCAGTTTAGCCTGCTGGGGGCCAACGTCATCATCGTGCTTCCCAGCTCCCCTGGGTTTAAGTTGACTCAAGGCGTGAGGGAAAGGATCATAACGCGTCCTGGAGTCGTCGAGGCGGTTCCGTTTATCCAACAAACGGTCCTGGCGTCCGTGGGAGGTGAGTCGAAGAGGATCTTTCTAATAGGCATTGAGCAATCCAAGCTCCCCCTAATCTTCCCCAGCCTCTCCCTGGAAGAAGGCGCGTTAGTGCCATCCCATGATTCAACAGGTATAATTCTAGGAAACTTGATCGCGTACCCAACGGGTAAATCAAAGCCCTTCGCCACCTACGGGTCATCGGTGACGATTAGCTTCGTCCAACAGCAACCTGACGGTAGGGTCGTTCAGCATAAGAAAACCTTCAGGGTGAGGGGCGTGTTAAACTACATCGGCTCCTCAGCCCTCTTCATCCCAGTGGATAGAATGGCCAGCATCTCTTTATCGGCGGCTAACGCTCTTTTCGAAAGAGGGGGATCCTACGATGGAATGTTCGTCGTGGCTGAAAGTCAAGACCTGGTTGAGAAGGTGGTGGAGGATATTAGACGCCTTTACACTACGAATGTGGAGATCTACAGCTCGAAGACGATCATTCAAACAGCCCAGAACATAATGGGTTCCATCCGAATGATGATGAGCGGCGTCGCCGCCGTGTCCCTGCTGGTAGCCGCCGTCGGCATCTTAGCATCCCTATACACGGCGGTGTTGGAGCGCACAAAGGAGATCGGTTTGCTCAAAGCCCTTGGAATGAAGAATCGATCTCTGGTCACGCTTTTTTTGAACGAAGCATTGATTATAGGTTTGATCGGTGGAGCCGTGGGAAACATAGGGGGAGTCGGACTAGCCCACATCCTAGCCATCCTCATAGCTAAATCGAGGGAAAAAACAGCCACTGAGTTCATCACCTTCGGTTATACGCCGCCCATATTCACCATTGACATGTTCCTTGCGGTTTTAGCCTTCAGCATTGCCTTAAGCTTGCTTTCCGGCATATACCCTGCTTGGAGGGCAGCTAAACTAGATCCTGTCGTCGCGTTGAGGAAAGAATAA
- a CDS encoding SufD family Fe-S cluster assembly protein translates to MVEKSELTRIPHQILAEATRVGLNPSEEDRSGTFLHIDQNTIYSKINEVFEGKLELMDMKKALMEYPWLKDMQWKLIDEYKDEYTKKVAERFSGGYFMRILPHAEVTFPIQSCLMITEEGLEQRIHNVVLAEEGSKAHLITGCLQHSNVNSASHIGVTEIYVKKEATLNFTMIHDWGKETLVRPRTSALIEENGSFISNYLCLKPVKDVQMYPTAICEGEKSRVSFNTILYGHEDSHMDIGSRAVLNGEESRAELITRAVAGNSCEITVRGMIEGNSVGSKGHLECRGLILDEKSLIHSIPELIARKKGVEITHEAAIGKISETEIIYLMTRKMTRDQAVSTIIRGFMDVSIMGLPKHLEDEISRIVDLAAGPG, encoded by the coding sequence ATGGTTGAGAAAAGCGAGTTGACTAGAATACCCCATCAAATCTTAGCTGAGGCTACTAGAGTTGGACTTAACCCTAGCGAAGAAGATCGATCAGGGACCTTCCTGCACATCGATCAGAACACGATCTACTCGAAGATAAATGAGGTTTTCGAAGGAAAGCTAGAGCTAATGGATATGAAGAAAGCGCTAATGGAATATCCATGGTTGAAGGACATGCAATGGAAACTCATTGACGAGTACAAAGACGAGTATACGAAGAAGGTGGCTGAACGGTTCAGCGGAGGATACTTTATGAGGATCCTGCCACACGCCGAGGTAACCTTCCCAATACAATCCTGCTTGATGATCACAGAGGAAGGATTAGAGCAAAGAATCCATAACGTCGTCCTCGCGGAAGAAGGCTCTAAAGCGCATTTAATAACAGGATGCCTTCAACACTCCAACGTTAACTCAGCTTCCCACATCGGGGTGACGGAGATATACGTGAAAAAAGAGGCTACATTAAACTTCACAATGATCCATGACTGGGGTAAGGAAACCTTGGTGAGGCCTAGAACCTCCGCGTTAATAGAGGAAAATGGGTCCTTCATCTCAAACTATCTATGCTTAAAACCCGTTAAAGACGTTCAAATGTATCCGACAGCCATCTGTGAGGGTGAAAAATCGAGGGTAAGCTTTAACACAATCCTCTACGGGCATGAAGACTCACATATGGACATCGGGTCTAGGGCCGTCCTAAACGGAGAGGAAAGCCGCGCCGAGCTGATCACCCGAGCGGTCGCCGGAAATTCCTGCGAGATCACCGTTAGAGGTATGATTGAGGGAAACAGCGTTGGATCCAAGGGACATTTAGAATGTAGGGGGCTCATCTTGGACGAGAAATCACTCATCCACTCCATACCCGAGCTCATAGCCAGGAAAAAGGGGGTCGAAATCACCCATGAAGCCGCCATTGGAAAAATCTCTGAAACAGAAATCATCTATTTGATGACGAGGAAAATGACTAGAGACCAAGCGGTTTCAACAATCATCAGAGGATTCATGGACGTCAGCATAATGGGCCTACCTAAACACTTGGAGGATGAGATCAGCCGAATCGTAGATCTAGCGGCTGGACCCGGCTAG
- a CDS encoding ribose 1,5-bisphosphate isomerase: protein MGISELESVVEEARQAISDMKVRGAGEIARFAVKTLMRVSELSEAENPEAFMRDLNYASSRLLSSRPTAVSLPNGIRYVMLKAKHLLKKGADLDALKKAVCSAGMKFIDRSLEAVNLIARFGSKRIMNGDVVMTHCNSAAVTSILIEAHRLGRSFDVYVTETRPRYQGRITVRELLDVGIPCTLIVDSAMRHFMKDVDKVMVGADAVAANGALVNKVGTSLMALAAREARAEFLVAAETYKFSPETLTGQLVWIEERPTEEVLPEAERSGLWSAKVRNPSFDVTPPDYVDAIITELGVIPPQAAFWVLQKVYGSLSPEELASYSTIHPTE, encoded by the coding sequence ATGGGGATAAGCGAGCTGGAATCTGTGGTTGAAGAAGCCCGCCAAGCCATCTCCGACATGAAGGTTAGGGGCGCGGGGGAGATTGCGAGGTTCGCCGTGAAAACGTTGATGCGGGTATCCGAGTTATCCGAGGCGGAAAACCCTGAGGCCTTCATGAGAGATTTAAACTACGCTTCATCCAGGCTTCTATCCTCTAGGCCTACAGCCGTCTCCCTACCCAACGGCATACGATACGTGATGTTGAAGGCGAAACATCTCCTCAAGAAGGGCGCGGATCTGGATGCTCTTAAAAAAGCCGTGTGCTCCGCTGGGATGAAGTTCATCGACAGATCCCTTGAGGCCGTGAATTTAATCGCCAGGTTCGGGTCTAAACGAATAATGAACGGCGATGTTGTGATGACCCACTGCAACAGCGCGGCTGTTACATCCATCTTGATTGAAGCCCATAGGCTTGGCAGGAGCTTCGACGTCTACGTGACAGAGACTAGGCCTAGGTATCAAGGCAGGATTACGGTTAGGGAGCTATTGGACGTGGGGATTCCATGCACGTTAATAGTTGACTCCGCGATGAGGCATTTCATGAAGGACGTGGATAAGGTGATGGTGGGGGCCGACGCCGTGGCCGCTAATGGCGCCTTGGTGAATAAGGTTGGAACCTCGCTCATGGCCCTAGCCGCCAGGGAGGCTAGGGCGGAGTTCCTTGTGGCCGCTGAAACCTATAAGTTCAGCCCGGAAACATTGACAGGCCAACTCGTGTGGATCGAGGAAAGGCCCACCGAAGAGGTGTTGCCTGAGGCTGAAAGAAGTGGACTATGGTCTGCGAAGGTGCGGAACCCATCCTTCGACGTTACGCCACCGGATTACGTGGACGCGATTATCACGGAGTTAGGGGTCATCCCACCTCAAGCCGCTTTCTGGGTGTTACAGAAGGTTTATGGATCTTTGTCTCCAGAGGAGTTGGCGTCTTACTCCACCATCCACCCCACGGAATAG
- a CDS encoding isocitrate/isopropylmalate family dehydrogenase codes for MVSYDIPVMPGDGIGPEVVKEGVKVVDAVSEALGFEVNWITLPYGADHYLKTGCLIGENELKELSAYKAIYMGAVGDPRVPPGVLERGILLAIRFYFDEYINLRPVKLFEGVPTPLRDKGPEDINFDVVRENTEDMYVGLGNRAFKGKNRFEHELKRKLYNIKFGLDVDSDHDEIAYQLMVISRKGAERVIRYAFERCRSQNRRKVTSVDKANVLTEAYSLWRSVFEQVARSYPEIQFEYTYVDAVTMWFVKNPEWFQMVVAPNMFGDIITDLGAMIQGGLGVAAGANVNPEGTSMFEPIHGSAPKYKGMGRANPVASILAAGLMLEHLGEVKASQVVEEAVKQVLKEGKTRTQDLGGSSKTSEVGDAVASKAKNIASTL; via the coding sequence ATGGTAAGCTATGATATTCCAGTTATGCCTGGCGACGGAATAGGCCCCGAAGTGGTTAAGGAGGGTGTGAAGGTTGTGGACGCTGTTTCGGAGGCGTTAGGGTTTGAGGTGAACTGGATTACTTTACCCTATGGGGCAGATCACTACCTTAAAACCGGCTGCTTAATCGGCGAAAACGAGTTGAAGGAGTTGTCAGCCTACAAAGCCATCTACATGGGCGCCGTGGGCGATCCTCGAGTTCCACCAGGCGTGTTGGAGAGGGGAATACTCCTAGCGATTAGATTCTATTTTGACGAGTACATCAACCTTAGGCCCGTCAAACTATTCGAAGGTGTTCCAACACCTTTGAGAGATAAGGGTCCAGAGGACATAAACTTCGACGTGGTAAGGGAGAACACTGAGGACATGTACGTTGGGTTAGGAAACAGGGCCTTTAAGGGAAAAAACCGATTTGAACACGAATTGAAGAGAAAGCTCTATAACATTAAGTTCGGTTTAGACGTGGACTCTGACCATGATGAGATCGCCTATCAACTCATGGTGATCAGCAGGAAGGGCGCTGAAAGGGTGATTCGATACGCGTTTGAGAGATGCCGAAGCCAAAATAGGAGGAAGGTGACCAGCGTCGACAAGGCCAACGTGTTAACTGAAGCCTACAGCCTGTGGAGGAGCGTTTTCGAGCAAGTCGCGCGAAGCTACCCTGAAATTCAATTCGAGTACACCTACGTTGACGCCGTTACGATGTGGTTCGTGAAGAACCCGGAGTGGTTTCAAATGGTGGTCGCCCCCAACATGTTCGGTGACATCATCACAGACCTCGGAGCCATGATTCAGGGAGGCCTAGGAGTCGCGGCGGGCGCCAACGTCAACCCGGAGGGAACATCCATGTTTGAGCCCATACACGGCTCTGCTCCAAAATATAAGGGCATGGGGAGGGCGAACCCGGTTGCGTCGATTTTGGCCGCTGGCTTGATGCTGGAGCATTTAGGAGAGGTTAAAGCCTCCCAGGTGGTTGAAGAGGCCGTGAAACAGGTTTTAAAGGAAGGAAAAACGAGAACACAAGATTTAGGGGGCTCTTCTAAAACATCCGAGGTCGGGGACGCCGTAGCCTCTAAAGCGAAAAATATCGCGTCAACACTCTAA
- a CDS encoding ABC transporter ATP-binding protein codes for MGSVGTAATAVEVVDLRKAYRVNGILYPALRGVNLKVGRGEFLSIMGPSGSGKSTLLNLIGALDRPTGGKVYIDGVDIFKLKDDGLAEFRNRKVGFIFQSYNLVMRTTVLRNVELPLTIGGLPPRYRLRKSMDVLRLVGLGDKAFRRPNELSGGEQQRVAIARAIVNEPSIILGDEVTGNLDSKTGMEVVSLLKSINKDLNTTILLVTHDPMVAHATNRIVYLRDGLVQSEEAPHGEAI; via the coding sequence GTGGGCTCGGTGGGCACTGCAGCGACCGCGGTGGAGGTGGTGGATTTACGTAAAGCCTATAGGGTAAATGGGATTCTGTACCCGGCGTTGAGAGGTGTCAACCTGAAGGTTGGTCGAGGGGAATTTCTCTCCATCATGGGCCCTTCAGGCAGCGGGAAATCCACTTTGCTAAACCTGATCGGCGCTTTGGATCGACCCACGGGTGGAAAAGTGTACATCGATGGGGTCGACATCTTCAAGCTGAAGGACGATGGATTGGCGGAGTTTAGGAACAGGAAGGTTGGGTTCATTTTTCAATCCTACAACCTCGTTATGAGAACTACTGTTCTAAGAAACGTAGAGCTACCTCTCACCATAGGCGGGCTTCCTCCTAGATATAGGTTGAGGAAATCGATGGATGTGCTTCGACTGGTGGGTTTAGGGGACAAGGCGTTTCGGAGGCCTAATGAGCTTAGCGGCGGGGAGCAACAGAGGGTGGCCATCGCTCGGGCTATCGTTAATGAGCCCTCCATCATTCTCGGAGATGAGGTGACTGGGAACTTAGACTCGAAGACGGGCATGGAGGTTGTTTCACTGCTTAAATCCATAAACAAAGATCTAAACACGACGATACTATTGGTCACTCACGATCCAATGGTGGCCCATGCCACGAATAGGATCGTTTATCTAAGGGACGGACTTGTTCAAAGCGAGGAGGCTCCGCATGGGGAGGCGATTTGA
- the rnhB gene encoding ribonuclease HII, translating to MRIVAGVDDAGRGPVLGPMVIAGVAIPEGSDGKLQAMGVKDSKLLSPHRRAQLYDEIVKFGDVHYEVVPPSLIDMYVKRRRKFLGLNLLEAEMMAKIIEKLKPDLAIVDASDIEEQRFSEMIAERLPMKIKILAEHKADLKYPVVSAASIVAKVVRDRIIEDLKRDYGDFGSGYAADPKTIAFLKEYYVRNRAFPPMTRMSWKTVARMEKELAT from the coding sequence ATGAGGATTGTGGCGGGCGTAGATGACGCTGGAAGGGGTCCCGTATTGGGGCCGATGGTCATCGCAGGGGTAGCGATTCCGGAAGGTTCGGATGGAAAGCTGCAAGCAATGGGTGTGAAGGATTCAAAACTGCTCTCACCTCATCGAAGAGCACAACTCTATGATGAAATCGTTAAATTCGGCGATGTCCACTATGAAGTGGTCCCCCCAAGTTTGATAGACATGTACGTGAAAAGGAGGAGGAAGTTTCTGGGGTTAAACTTGTTGGAGGCTGAGATGATGGCTAAGATTATTGAGAAGTTGAAGCCTGATTTAGCGATTGTCGACGCCTCTGACATCGAAGAGCAGAGGTTTAGTGAAATGATCGCTGAGCGACTCCCGATGAAAATAAAGATCTTGGCGGAGCATAAAGCCGATTTAAAGTACCCAGTGGTTTCCGCGGCCAGCATCGTCGCTAAAGTTGTGAGGGATAGAATCATAGAGGATTTGAAACGCGATTACGGAGACTTTGGATCCGGATACGCCGCTGATCCTAAAACCATCGCCTTCCTGAAAGAATACTACGTGAGGAATAGAGCGTTTCCACCTATGACGAGGATGTCGTGGAAAACCGTCGCTAGAATGGAAAAAGAGCTCGCTACCTAG
- a CDS encoding ABC transporter ATP-binding protein — protein MSFLKVEGLMVKIGEKAILEDVSFNLKRGENYVLFGPNGSGKTTLLNALMGVPLYEIAKGKIIFNGVDITGLSADERARLGISMGFQNPPEIRGLKFSSLLKLCSGKSEFNEEDWKLIEAFRLTEMLDRDVNVGFSGGERKRAEILQMLFLKPKLLLLDEPDSGVDVESLRLIASELQQYTESTGSSALIVTHKGDILEHIKAEHACVLLDGRTHCFPNPKEIFEQIKSLGYEQCITCQRRKAVGWRNG, from the coding sequence ATGAGCTTCCTTAAAGTTGAAGGGTTAATGGTGAAGATAGGTGAAAAAGCGATCTTAGAGGATGTATCGTTCAATTTAAAGCGCGGCGAAAACTATGTGCTGTTCGGCCCAAACGGCTCAGGTAAGACAACCCTTCTCAACGCATTGATGGGCGTTCCCTTATACGAGATAGCGAAAGGAAAGATTATTTTCAATGGTGTCGACATCACAGGTTTATCCGCTGATGAACGGGCAAGGCTTGGCATATCGATGGGATTCCAAAATCCGCCTGAAATCAGAGGCCTCAAGTTTTCAAGCCTGCTAAAGCTATGCTCTGGGAAAAGCGAATTTAACGAAGAGGATTGGAAGCTTATAGAGGCCTTTAGGTTGACTGAAATGTTGGATCGAGACGTCAACGTCGGATTCTCAGGGGGGGAGCGGAAGAGGGCTGAGATTTTGCAAATGCTTTTTCTCAAGCCAAAGCTCCTGCTACTCGATGAACCTGATTCAGGCGTTGACGTGGAGAGCTTAAGGCTGATCGCCAGCGAATTACAACAATACACCGAGTCAACAGGGAGCTCAGCGTTAATCGTCACCCATAAGGGGGATATTTTAGAGCACATCAAGGCGGAGCACGCCTGTGTCCTCCTAGATGGGAGGACGCATTGCTTCCCAAACCCAAAAGAAATATTTGAGCAGATCAAAAGCTTGGGCTACGAGCAATGCATTACCTGTCAGAGAAGGAAAGCCGTGGGATGGCGGAATGGTTGA
- a CDS encoding zinc metalloprotease HtpX, with protein sequence MSLAKLRLSMIGTITLIIAVSTLFFTVLLSWLGSFDLLSLFTMVAGFNIAQWLFAPYLIDGMYKVKEIPKERLPWLQRVVESVARKTGMKAPKLMVAQIPLPNAFAYGSPLAGNRVAVTEGLLRELQEEEVEAVVGHELGHLNHKDVQVMMFASLLPAIFYYIGNSFLYSSMYGGTQRDRGQGASSLIGMGSIAAYWILNLFVLGLSRLREYYADQFSAQNIEDGARKLSEALAKIATKTSEAKRKTGGLGAITSFKALMIEDPDRADATVAAMSRYVVSDSELVRSILSRKVSFLDRLNEVFSTHPNIVKRLRALQELA encoded by the coding sequence ATGAGTCTAGCTAAACTAAGGTTATCGATGATCGGCACCATAACTCTGATCATAGCTGTTTCCACGCTGTTCTTTACAGTTTTACTAAGCTGGTTAGGCTCCTTCGACCTTCTAAGCCTATTCACGATGGTTGCAGGTTTCAACATCGCGCAATGGCTTTTCGCCCCTTACCTCATAGACGGCATGTACAAGGTTAAGGAGATCCCAAAGGAGAGGCTACCATGGCTGCAGCGGGTTGTGGAATCAGTAGCGAGAAAGACGGGAATGAAGGCTCCTAAATTGATGGTGGCGCAAATACCATTGCCCAACGCCTTCGCTTACGGGTCCCCTCTAGCTGGAAACCGAGTCGCCGTCACCGAAGGTTTACTGAGGGAGCTGCAGGAGGAAGAGGTGGAAGCCGTGGTGGGCCACGAGCTGGGACACCTGAATCATAAGGACGTACAGGTAATGATGTTCGCATCCCTTCTACCAGCCATCTTCTACTACATTGGGAACTCGTTCCTATACTCCTCCATGTACGGTGGCACGCAAAGGGACAGAGGGCAAGGCGCCAGCTCCCTTATAGGGATGGGGTCCATAGCCGCATACTGGATTCTCAACCTATTCGTCCTCGGGTTAAGCAGGTTGAGGGAATACTACGCAGATCAGTTCAGCGCCCAAAACATAGAGGACGGGGCTAGAAAACTGTCAGAGGCCTTGGCTAAAATCGCGACCAAGACCAGCGAGGCTAAAAGAAAGACTGGAGGCCTCGGCGCGATTACGAGCTTTAAGGCGTTGATGATCGAGGACCCAGATAGAGCCGACGCCACAGTGGCCGCGATGTCCCGATACGTTGTAAGCGACTCCGAGCTTGTTAGAAGCATCCTCAGCCGAAAGGTTTCCTTCCTAGACCGGTTGAACGAAGTCTTCTCCACCCACCCGAACATCGTTAAAAGGTTAAGGGCCCTACAAGAGCTCGCTTAA
- a CDS encoding restriction endonuclease, which produces MVKKASGALEPYSRGKLLRSCVKAGLNPIQARQVASQVERNLYDGVETREIYRLMVDAIKKLNPATASKYTLKQAIMSLGPTGFPFETYVCRILEAYGYRARLRTKIKGRCVEHEVDVLAEKQSLTRVRIMVECKYHNAPGVYTGLKEAMYTYARFLDLQEGSRLGLCEPIHQAWLVSNTKCSEEAKAYAKCQGLKIIAWKYPPDGGLEKMVQRKKLYPITILGDLSPEQLERLSENHVMLTEDLIRMDAETLAKSTHIPMRKILEMKRFASTL; this is translated from the coding sequence ATGGTTAAGAAGGCCTCTGGAGCTCTGGAACCATACAGTAGAGGCAAACTGTTAAGGTCGTGCGTCAAAGCGGGGCTAAACCCCATCCAAGCCAGACAGGTAGCTTCACAGGTTGAGAGAAACCTCTACGACGGAGTTGAAACCCGAGAAATCTACCGCTTGATGGTTGACGCCATAAAGAAGCTTAACCCAGCCACCGCCTCCAAATACACTTTGAAACAGGCCATCATGAGCCTAGGCCCAACGGGCTTCCCGTTCGAAACCTATGTATGCAGGATCCTAGAGGCGTATGGTTACAGGGCTAGGTTGAGGACGAAGATTAAAGGTCGATGCGTCGAGCATGAAGTAGATGTGCTCGCGGAGAAACAGTCCCTTACAAGGGTGAGGATAATGGTTGAATGTAAATACCATAACGCCCCCGGGGTCTATACTGGCTTAAAGGAAGCCATGTACACTTACGCTAGATTCCTAGACTTGCAGGAAGGAAGCCGATTAGGGTTATGTGAACCCATCCACCAAGCCTGGCTAGTCTCCAACACCAAGTGCTCCGAGGAAGCGAAAGCCTACGCGAAATGCCAAGGCCTCAAGATCATCGCGTGGAAGTACCCTCCAGATGGAGGCTTAGAGAAGATGGTTCAACGCAAAAAACTATATCCAATCACAATTCTCGGAGACCTCAGCCCGGAGCAGCTTGAAAGGCTCTCCGAAAACCATGTTATGCTCACAGAGGATTTGATTCGAATGGACGCTGAAACCCTCGCAAAATCAACACACATACCTATGCGGAAAATTCTGGAAATGAAGCGTTTCGCCTCCACCCTCTAA